A stretch of the Bacillus sp. FJAT-18017 genome encodes the following:
- a CDS encoding amidohydrolase: protein MKSCLMEMLESREDEIIQIRRHLHENPELSFKEEKTAQYILDFYKGKDVDVQSNIGNGYGIVVTIKGGKPGKNIGLRADFDALPIVEETDVPYKSKTEGVMHACGHDGHTAYLLVLADCLIQLKDEIPGTIKIIHQHAEEVPPGGAKSIVESGVLDDLDHVFGIHLLPMGPAGVVGYHAGYSFNGRAYMKLKINGRGGHGSSPHLANDAIVAGAHFVTAAQTIISRRLSPFDIGVITIGSFDGKGTFNVIKDSVELEGDIRYMTVETKETIEKEVKRLARGLEEEFGVTCNLTYENDYPPLYNDPELTAKVAGFLQNANDKDIKEVKEFPAMPPSEDFAYYAEKFPSCFFFIACTPKGVEKPYFNHNPKFDIDEDALLVAAKAVGVVVCGFYGLE from the coding sequence ATGAAAAGTTGTCTAATGGAAATGCTGGAATCCCGTGAGGATGAAATCATTCAGATACGCAGGCATTTACATGAAAATCCTGAGCTTTCTTTTAAAGAAGAAAAAACAGCTCAATATATCCTTGATTTTTATAAGGGCAAGGACGTAGATGTCCAATCGAATATTGGTAATGGTTACGGAATTGTCGTCACCATTAAAGGCGGCAAGCCGGGGAAAAACATTGGCCTGCGCGCTGATTTCGATGCGCTGCCTATCGTTGAGGAAACAGATGTACCTTATAAATCCAAAACTGAAGGCGTCATGCATGCATGCGGCCATGATGGCCATACCGCCTACTTGCTGGTATTAGCGGACTGCCTCATTCAATTAAAGGATGAAATTCCAGGTACGATTAAAATTATTCATCAGCATGCGGAAGAAGTTCCTCCAGGCGGGGCAAAGAGTATTGTTGAGTCAGGTGTACTGGACGACCTGGATCATGTATTCGGCATCCACTTGCTTCCAATGGGGCCAGCAGGTGTTGTTGGCTATCATGCCGGGTATTCATTTAACGGCAGGGCTTATATGAAGTTGAAAATTAACGGAAGGGGCGGGCACGGTTCTTCACCGCATCTCGCAAATGATGCCATTGTTGCTGGCGCCCACTTTGTAACTGCGGCTCAAACGATTATTAGCCGGCGGTTAAGCCCTTTTGATATTGGTGTTATAACAATTGGTTCATTTGATGGAAAAGGAACATTCAATGTCATTAAAGATAGTGTCGAGCTTGAAGGCGATATCCGTTATATGACAGTTGAAACAAAGGAAACCATTGAAAAAGAAGTAAAGCGCCTTGCCCGGGGTCTTGAAGAAGAATTCGGCGTAACCTGTAATCTGACGTATGAAAATGACTATCCACCTTTATATAATGACCCAGAATTAACAGCGAAGGTTGCCGGATTCCTTCAGAATGCGAATGACAAGGATATTAAGGAAGTAAAAGAATTTCCAGCAATGCCGCCATCCGAGGACTTTGCATATTATGCTGAAAAATTCCCTTCCTGCTTCTTTTTCATTGCATGTACACCTAAAGGAGTCGAAAAACCTTATTTTAATCATAATCCAAAATTTGATATTGATGAGGATGCCCTT
- a CDS encoding MFS transporter: MITGIVFGVITFWLFAQAIVNVVPAVQSDLGIPLETVNIAISVTALFSGMFIVAAGGLADKIGRKKIANIGFIFSIIGSLCLVFAQGAALLIIGRVIQGLSAAFIMPSTIALMKAYFEGKDRQRALSYWSIGSWGGSGVASFAGGAIATYLGWRWIFIFSIIFAILGMFLLKDTPESKQESAGKFRFDYTGLAIFIITMLALNVFINFGSDLGWTSPLSLVLLAITIIGLIVFVRVEKSKDVVLIDFAVFKNMPYTGATISNFLLNAIAGTLVVANTYVQMGRGFNSFQSGMLSLGYLVAVLSMIRVGEKILQKVGAKSPMIWGTIITTVGVAMMGLTFLPDLPYTIVVFVGFALFGLGLGIYATPSTDTSVSNAPADKVGEAAGVYKMASSLGSAFGVAISAAVYAAISANGSLETAATTGIIVNVLFGILSLISIIFLVPADAGKTSANTNNAQTGRNRKPVTE, translated from the coding sequence ATGATTACAGGAATTGTGTTTGGAGTTATTACATTCTGGCTGTTTGCACAAGCGATCGTCAATGTGGTACCGGCAGTACAGTCAGATTTAGGAATTCCACTTGAGACAGTTAACATTGCAATCAGTGTAACGGCATTGTTCTCGGGTATGTTTATTGTTGCAGCTGGCGGCCTTGCAGATAAAATTGGCCGTAAAAAAATTGCCAATATCGGCTTTATTTTTAGTATTATCGGTTCTCTATGCCTAGTGTTTGCCCAGGGTGCGGCATTATTGATTATTGGACGAGTTATCCAGGGGCTATCTGCTGCGTTTATCATGCCATCGACCATTGCCTTGATGAAAGCATATTTCGAGGGGAAAGATCGCCAGCGCGCACTAAGTTATTGGTCAATCGGTTCATGGGGCGGCTCTGGCGTTGCTTCTTTTGCCGGAGGCGCAATCGCAACGTATTTGGGGTGGAGATGGATTTTTATTTTTTCCATCATCTTCGCCATTCTTGGTATGTTCCTACTTAAAGATACCCCAGAGAGCAAACAGGAATCTGCAGGTAAATTCAGATTTGATTATACTGGTTTAGCTATTTTCATTATTACCATGCTAGCGTTGAATGTATTTATTAACTTCGGATCTGATTTAGGTTGGACAAGCCCGCTTTCACTTGTTCTATTGGCAATCACGATTATTGGTTTAATTGTCTTTGTCAGAGTGGAAAAGAGTAAAGATGTCGTATTAATTGATTTTGCTGTGTTTAAAAACATGCCATATACTGGTGCGACGATTTCAAATTTCCTGCTGAATGCGATTGCCGGCACACTGGTGGTAGCCAATACGTATGTTCAAATGGGCCGAGGATTTAATTCATTCCAGTCAGGAATGCTTTCACTTGGTTATTTAGTTGCCGTGCTTTCAATGATTCGTGTTGGGGAGAAAATTTTACAAAAAGTTGGCGCCAAATCACCTATGATTTGGGGAACCATCATTACGACAGTCGGTGTGGCAATGATGGGCTTGACGTTCTTGCCTGACCTTCCTTATACGATTGTCGTCTTCGTCGGTTTCGCGCTGTTCGGGCTTGGACTTGGCATTTATGCGACTCCGTCAACAGATACATCTGTATCCAACGCACCAGCTGATAAAGTCGGTGAAGCAGCCGGGGTATATAAGATGGCAAGCTCTCTTGGCAGTGCGTTCGGTGTCGCGATTTCCGCGGCTGTATACGCTGCAATTTCAGCAAACGGAAGCCTTGAAACAGCGGCAACAACAGGCATTATTGTAAACGTCCTATTCGGTATACTATCACTGATTTCAATAATCTTCCTAGTTCCTGCAGATGCAGGTAAAACGTCTGCTAATACAAATAATGCGCAAACCGGAAGAAATCGGAAACCTGTTACTGAATAA